The Sandaracinus amylolyticus genomic interval CTCGGCGAGCGCTCGCGCGCGCCAGTACGTCCCGCGGCCACGCACGAGCACGTCGGCGTCCATCCGCGCGTACGCCTCGAAGCGCGCCGCCGCGCGCAGGTACGCGCGGCGATCCCGCGCGCGCCGGAACGCGTCGATCGCGAGCTGCCACGCGCCTTCGCGCGCGAGGCGCGGAGCGCGCGCGGCGCGGGGGCCCGACACGAAGCGCTCCATCGCGCGGGCGCCGGTGCGACGACCGAGGCGCAGCTCGAGCCACGCCGCGAGGTACTCGGCCTCCGCGGCTTGATCGCTCTGCGGGGCGCGACGCACCAGCGCGCGATACGCGCGGATCGCGCCGGCGTCGTCGCCGGCGCGCGATCGCGCGCGCGCGGCGTGGAACGCGTCGGCGACCGCGGTGGGGCCGGGCAGCGCGGCCGCCTGGGTGAGCACGTCGGCGGCCTCGGCGTAGGCGTGGCGCGACTGGAAGAGCGCCATGCCCCGCACGTGGAGGAGACGCGCGGCGAGCGCGCGATCGCGCGGGCGCGCGATGCCCTCGAGCGCGCGCACCGCGTCGTCGTGCAGCAGCGCGCGCGAGAGCCGCTCGGCGCGATCGACACGCTCCTCGACGCTCGGCTCGATCGTGCTCCCGGTGATCGCGACGTACGCCTCTTCGGCGCGCGGCGCGTCGGGGTGCTCGGGCCGCTCGAGCCACAGCGCGCGCAGCGTGTCGCGCGCACGATCGCGATGGCCGGCGCGGAGCTGTGCCTCGGCGAGCGCCATGCGCAGCGCGAACGCGTCGACGTCGCGCTCGTCGGCGCTCGCCTCGCGCGCGAGCTGTGCTTCGGCGCCCGCGAGATCACCACGCACCAGCGCGCACTCGGCGCGCACGGCGCGCTCGATCGCATCGGGCCGCTCGAGCGCCGCGAGCAGCGCCTCGGCCTCGTCACAGCGCCCACGGCGCGCGAGCAGCCGGGCCCGGCGGCCGCGCGCATCGCGCAGGATCGCCGGAGGCAGCGTGTCTCCGCCGGTGAGCGCATCGATCGCGGCGTCGAGCGCGCCGGTGCGCTCGGCGAGCCGGCCCTCGAGGTAGCGCACCGCGGGATGCGCGCGCGTCTCCTCGGGCAGGGCTCGCAGCGCGGCGAGCGCGCCCGCCTCGTCGCCGCGCCGCAC includes:
- a CDS encoding lytic transglycosylase domain-containing protein; amino-acid sequence: MRACVLTILVVLSVTSAARAQEVPDAIRPIAAMVRRGDEAGALAALRALPEETRAHPAVRYLEGRLAERTGALDAAIDALTGGDTLPPAILRDARGRRARLLARRGRCDEAEALLAALERPDAIERAVRAECALVRGDLAGAEAQLAREASADERDVDAFALRMALAEAQLRAGHRDRARDTLRALWLERPEHPDAPRAEEAYVAITGSTIEPSVEERVDRAERLSRALLHDDAVRALEGIARPRDRALAARLLHVRGMALFQSRHAYAEAADVLTQAAALPGPTAVADAFHAARARSRAGDDAGAIRAYRALVRRAPQSDQAAEAEYLAAWLELRLGRRTGARAMERFVSGPRAARAPRLAREGAWQLAIDAFRRARDRRAYLRAAARFEAYARMDADVLVRGRGTYWRARALAEGGDRAGAIAAYRQALHVEPLHWYALLARQRLIALGEEPGSPFAREARGDATETTALALPAEVSLLLALGLDRDARERLRSEERALRAQGDLRQVADAFVRIGDANRAYRLTAQHESLARPALRGERWAWEAAYPRAFESAVSEAARAQRLEPELLWGIMRQESAYDPDALSYADAIGLLQMLPSTASRVARGLGVRFEREMLFVPEWNARLGAAYVRGLVDAHGVPLCFAAFNAGGHRVQEWLERAGARGVELDLFVEEIPFDQTRNYVRRVTTHYAHYLYLRDPSRGWPAIELPERVAPR